One window of the Onychostoma macrolepis isolate SWU-2019 chromosome 21, ASM1243209v1, whole genome shotgun sequence genome contains the following:
- the LOC131528702 gene encoding odorant receptor 131-2-like — MMSKFNDSTSNITQTVLPLHQDLKTFLSVSSCVIFLYVNGVMIFTLKKKTVFQEASRYILFGHMLWIDTLNLVMSVVLFVCAVCRLFVLKIVCLVLLVAATALYQISTLNLALMSLERYVAICFPLRHAEITTYGRTNVAIGVIWMISCIQSLSEIIVYYSIDTTNIALNLFCSRTTLFRLQIYKKLDIAFTCMFFVSVCFVIIFTYASIAAVAKTAACDKASAKKANKTVLLHLIQLGLCAASILVGVIQEAIYVYTDYMTSLNVMYFCFVVFMIFPRCLSPLIYGLRDQAFSCVFKYYFTFGFKKKNCCNTEIHLVSGG; from the coding sequence ATgatgtctaaatttaatgattcTACATCTAACATCACTCAGACTGTACTGCCGTTGCATCAagatttgaaaacatttttgtctGTGTCCTCATGTGTTATTTTTCTCTATGTCAACGGggtcatgatcttcactttaaaGAAGAAGACTGTTTTTCAGGAGGCATCCCGCTATATTTTATTTGGACACATGCTTTGGATTGACACGCTTAATCTTGTAATGAGTGTAGTGTTGTTTGTTTGCGCTGTTTGTAggctttttgttttgaaaattgTCTGCCTTGTGCTTCTCGTTGCTGCAACGGCTCTCTATCAGATCTCTACCTTGAATCTGGCTTTAATGTCGCTGGAGAGGTATGTGGCCATCTGCTTTCCTCTCAGACATGCAGAAATCACCACTTACGGAAGAACTAATGTGGCCATCGGTGTCATTTGGATGATAAGCTGCATTCAATCCTTGTCTGAGATTATTGTCTACTATTCCATTGATACCACAAACATAGCACTGAATTTGTTCTGCTCAAGAACCACTCTTTTCAGGCTGCAGATCTATAAGAAACTTGATATAGCTTTCACATGTATGTTTTtcgtgtctgtgtgttttgttaTTATCTTTACTTACGCCTCTATAGCAGCTGTGGCTAAAACAGCCGCCTGTGATAAAGCATCAGCCAAAAAAGCCAACAAGACTGTTCTGCTGCATCTAATACAGCTGGGACTCTGTGCTGCGTCTATCTTAGTTGGAGTTATCCAAGAAGCCATTTATGTTTATACTGACTATATGACTTCATTGAATGTGATGTATTTTTGCTTTGTAGTGTTTATGATTTTTCCAAGATGTTTAAGTCCTCTTATATATGGTCTGAGAGATCAGGCCTTCAGCTGTGTATTTAAATACTACTTCACCTTtggtttcaaaaagaaaaattgttgtaatacagaaatacatttagTATCAGGTGGATGA
- the LOC131528701 gene encoding odorant receptor 131-2-like, with translation MSAFNGSTSNLSQIVSLVDRDAPVKTFLCVTPCVIFLYVNGVMIFTLRKKTVFQEASRYILFGHMLWLDTLHLFMSVVLFVCAVSRITIMKNVCIILLAAAQALYQVALLNLALMSLERYVAICFPLRHAKITSYRRTHIAIGVVWMMGLIQCFSEMIIFYAIDSTSTVMNLFCSRTTLFRLQIYKKLEIAFTCIFFVLVCFVIIFTYASIAAVAKTAACDKISAKKANKTVLLHLIQLGLCAASILVGVIQEAIYVYTDYMTSLHVMYFCFVVFLIFPKCLSPLIYGLRDQAFSCLFKYYFTFGFKKQNICNTEIHVAGGG, from the coding sequence atgtccgCTTTTAATGGTTCTACATCGAACCTCTCTCAGATTGTATCACTGGTGGATCGAGATGCACCGGTGAAAACATTCTTGTGTGTAACTCCATGTGTTATTTTCCTCTATGTCAATGGGGTCATGATCTTCACCCTGAGGAAAAAGACAGTTTTTCAGGAGGCATCCCGCTACATTCTGTTTGGTCACATGCTTTGGCTTGATACGCTCCATCTTTTTATGAGTGTAGTGCTGTTTGTATGTGCTGTTAGTAGGATTACTATAATGAAAAATGTCTGTATCATTCTTCTTGCGGCTGCACAAGCTCTCTATCAGGTTGCCTTACTAAATCTGGCTTTAATGTCACTGGAGAGGTATGTGGCCATCTGCTTTCCTCTCAGACATGCAAAAATCACCAGTTACAGAAGAACACACATAGCCATCGGTGTTGTTTGGATGATGGGTTTGATTCAGTGCTTTTCTGAGATGATTATTTTCTATGCTATTGATTCTACAAGCACAGTGATGAATTTATTTTGTTCAAGAACCACTCTTTTCCGACTTCAGATCTATAAGAAACTTGAAATAGCTTTCACATGTATATTTTTTGTGTtggtatgttttgttattatctTTACTTACGCCTCTATAGCAGCTGTGGCTAAAACAGCCGCCTGTGATAAAATATCAGCCAAAAAAGCCAACAAGACTGTTCTGCTGCATCTAATACAGCTGGGACTCTGTGCTGCGTCTATCTTAGTTGGAGTTATCCAAGAAGCCATTTATGTTTATACTGACTATATGACTTCATTGcatgtaatgtatttttgctTTGTAGTGTTTTTGATCTTCCCTAAATGTTTAAGTCCTCTTATATATGGCCTGAGAGATCAGGCCTTCAGCTGTTTATTTAAGTACTACTTCACTTTTGGTTTCAAAAagcaaaatatttgtaatacaGAGATACATGTAGCTGGAGGAGGCTAA
- the LOC131528703 gene encoding odorant receptor 131-2-like — MSNFNESKTNLTQTLLVLDRDAPMKAFLFVTPCVIFLYVNGVMLFTLRKKTLFQEASRYILFGHMLWVDTLNLFMSVVLYICAVSRILIMKNVCLVLLIAAQALFQISTINLALMSLERYVAICFPLRHVEITSYGRTHIAIGVVWMLGLIQCFSEMIIFYAIDSTNTALNLFCSRTTLFRLQIYKKLDIAFTCVFFVSVCFVIIFTYASIAAVAKTAACDKASAKKANKTVLLHLIQLGLCAASILVGVIQEAIFVYTDYMTSLNVMYFCFLMFIIFPKCLSPLIYGLRDQAFSCVFKYYFTFGKGKVKPFVIKQHV, encoded by the coding sequence ATGTCTAATTTTAATGAATCTAAAACTAACCTCACTCAGACTTTGTTGGTTCTGGATCGAGATGCACCAATGAAGGCGTTTTTATTTGTGACTCCATGTGTTATTTTTCTCTATGTCAATGGAGTCATGCTCTTCACTTTGAGGAAAAAGACTCTTTTTCAGGAGGCATCCCGATATATTCTGTTTGGTCACATGCTTTGGGTCGATACGCTCAATCTCTTTATGAGTGTAGTGTTGTATATATGTGCTGTCAGTAggattttaattatgaaaaatgtcTGTCTTGTTCTTCTCATTGCTGCACAAGCTCTCTTTCAGATTTCTACTATAAATCTGGCTTTAATGTCACTGGAGAGGTATGTGGCCATCTGCTTTCCTCTCAGACATGTGGAAATCACCAGTTACGGAAGAACTCACATAGCTATCGGTGTTGTTTGGATGTTGGGTTTGATTCAGTGCTTTTCTGAGATGATTATTTTCTATGCCATTGATTCTACAAACACAGCACTGAATTTGTTCTGCTCAAGAACCACTCTTTTCCGACTTCAGATCTATAAGAAACTTGATATAGCTTTCACATGTGTGTTTTtcgtgtctgtgtgttttgttaTTATCTTTACTTACGCCTCTATAGCAGCTGTGGCTAAAACAGCCGCCTGTGATAAAGCGTCAGCCAAAAAAGCCAACAAGACTGTTCTGCTGCATCTAATACAGCTGGGACTCTGTGCTGCGTCTATCTTAGTTGGCGTCATCCAAGAAGCCATTTTTGTTTATACTGACTATATGACTTCATTGAATGTGatgtatttttgctttttaatgtttatcATTTTCCCCAAATGTTTAAGTCCTCTTATATATGGTCTGAGAGACCAGGCCTTCAGCTGTGTATTTAAATACTACTTCACTTTTGGTAAAGGCAAAGTCAAACCATTTGTCATAAAGCAACATGTTTAA
- the diablob gene encoding diablo, IAP-binding mitochondrial protein b, with product MAAYRRKLFAVGLSCAASLMSRSSCQSRRRLAVLPTLLKKNWMSLSVTGALCAVPFIQKPENVTHEDLVRRASSLVTDSANTYLSQTTLALIDSFSGYIKAINSLMAIHKRYVASISKLASAEEDAFWQLILRQRQEVIDRRNDCKRFESCWMTAINLSKLAAEAAFNAGSDQASATAQNSLQLTQSQVEPVRQQMLEAERHLKDSKAEDSERLQSALSTAMEDEDVPDAYLRED from the exons ATGGCGGCGTACAGAAGGAAACTGTTTGCTGTTGGACTGAG CTGTGCAGCTTCCCTGATGAGCAGAAGCTCCTGTCAGAGCAGGCGCAGACTGGCAGTGCTGCCCACACTCCTCAAGAAGAACTGGATGAGCTTGAGTGTCACAGGTGCTCTGTGTGCTGTTCCTTTCATCCAG AAACCAGAAAATGTGACCCATGAAGATCTGGTGCGTAGAGCATCATCTCTGGTCACAGACAGTGCTAATACTTACCTCTCACAAACTACTTTAGCACTGATTGATTCCTTCTCAGGTTATATTAAG GCTATAAACAGTCTTATGGCGATACACAAGCGCTATGTGGCTTCCATCAGCAAACTCGCTTCTGCAGAGGAGGATGCATTCTGGCAGCTCATTCTTAGGCAGCGTCAGGAG gtAATTGACAGGAGAAATGATTGCAAACGATTTGAATCCTGCTGGATGACTGCCATCAATCTCTCGAAGCTGGCAGCAGAGGCGGCTTTCAATGCAG GGTCGGACCAAGCTTCTGCGACAGCACAGAACAGTCTACAGCTCACACAGTCCCaggtggaacctgttcgtcagCAGATGCTGGAAGCTGAGAGACACCTCAAAGACTCAAAAGCTGAGGACAGTGAGAGGCTTCAAAGTGCTCTCAGCACTGCAATGGAGGATGAAGACGTCCCAGATGCATATCTACGAGAGGACTAG